The uncultured Methanolobus sp. sequence TGCAGGCATGATGCTGGCAGCATGTATTGTCTGCCTCTGCGGAGTTGCCAGTGCTTCCACAAGTGTCAGCATACTGCCATCGGTGGAAACCGTCACTCCGGGAGAAGAGTTCACACTGGACATATACGTCAGGCCTGACACCCAGATAGCGGGTATTCAATTTGACCTGATTTCAGATTGTTCACTTATCACCATTGAAAGTGTTGAAGAGGGAGATTTATTTTCCAGCACAGGCTCACCTGTTATGTTCAATCCCGGAACCATTGACAGTATAGATGGAACTATAACGGACCTGAACGGCATTCTTATGATGGAAGGCAGTACAGCAGAAGAAGGCACTTTCTGTACAATAAAACTGATAGCTGCAGAAGATACAGGCACCTGCCAGCTCAGGATAGAGAATATTGTAGTTGGAGATAAGAATGGAAATGAACTGGATGCCGTTACATATGATGCACTGGTAAGCATTAGTGACGAAACTGAGAACTCTGACAAAAACAATGATGACGACAATGATTCGACGATTATTGTTAAACAGAATGCGAATAAAGATTCACCAGTCAATGAAGAAACAACTCAGGTTACTGAAAAGGAAACAACACTTCAGAGTGTACAGGATATCGCAAAAAGTATT is a genomic window containing:
- a CDS encoding cohesin domain-containing protein; the protein is MTKTIFNLFAGMMLAACIVCLCGVASASTSVSILPSVETVTPGEEFTLDIYVRPDTQIAGIQFDLISDCSLITIESVEEGDLFSSTGSPVMFNPGTIDSIDGTITDLNGILMMEGSTAEEGTFCTIKLIAAEDTGTCQLRIENIVVGDKNGNELDAVTYDALVSISDETENSDKNNDDDNDSTIIVKQNANKDSPVNEETTQVTEKETTLQSVQDIAKSIDTQEPVSVPEAESNTSSVSILAVAAIAFLALAYVLDRKRK